The proteins below come from a single Chelmon rostratus isolate fCheRos1 chromosome 12, fCheRos1.pri, whole genome shotgun sequence genomic window:
- the col6a2 gene encoding collagen alpha-2(VI) chain isoform X3 produces MLGLEVIVLCLLFGALTHGQPTECTKKNECPIDVYFTIDTSETIALQEPPPGSLVESIKDFAKQFVDRLEDAEIRGAVQIRWNIGGLHFSQEQRVFSRIGSKADFKTGVSGIVYLGKGTYIDCALTNMTQEMLRSPSYPRALRFAVVITDGHVTGNPCGGIKVAAERARDEGIRMFVVAASKKVEETGLREIANSPATVYRRDFMAVDLSQGRAIIHTDTIDRIIKTMKHLAYVECYSVSCLETPGPPGPKGHRGQKGAKGDNGEPGLKGGRGRPGDPGIEGPIGQPGIKGEPGLKGEKGEMGAQGKKGVAGIPGRNGTDGQKGKIGRIGAPGCKGDPGDRGPDGHPGDVGERGPPGTDGEKGDPGRPGRPGPSGPAGESGPKGERGSPGSPGLPGQKGKQGTSGAGGSKGEPGRRGDYGPKGNQGPDGVKGDKGEMGPEGVRGLPGEEGVKGTKGDNGLPGPRGPPGISGEAGRNGTRGDPGDAGPRGDPGQVGPKGDTGRPGFSYPGPRGASGDRGEKGNRGPRGSRGDCGQKGEPGTKGTPGEPGEPGPQGEPGLRGPRGELGRDGDPGPEGDPGLTECDVMNYIRETCGCCDCEKRCGPLDIVFVIDSSESVGLTNFTLEKNFVINTINRLGSLAKDPQSDTGTRVGVVQYSHSGTFQAIRLDDPKIDSLSAFKDAVKRLEWIAGGTWTPSALKYAYDNLIRDSRRAKANVTVVVITDGRFDPRDDDSLLTYLCSDPSVDVSAIGIGDMFDQIEENESLKSIACQKDGRVLGMRRFADLVAEEFIDKIETVLCPDPIIICPDLPCKSGGGVTAGQAPPPWEPLAEEGSPSLVPTSLEGVASLLNGLSEQQYGVGVATMAYTAQRAKLAQGEDRQQWTQLFIDSFKYVYGDIMGDPEKALGLC; encoded by the exons ATGCTGGGGTTAGAGGTCATCGTGCTCTGTCTTCTCTTTGGAGCCCTGACTCACGGCCAGCCAACAGAGTGCACCA AGAAGAATGAATGTCCCATAGATGTGTACTTCACTATTGACACATCTGAGACCATCGCCCTGCAGGAGCCACCCCCTGGTTCGCTGGTGGAGAGCATCAAG GACTTTGCAAAGCAGTTTGTGGACCGTTTAGAGGATGCTGAAATCAGAGGTGCTGTGCAGATCAGGTGGAACATCGGAGGACTGCACTTCTCCCAGGAGCAGAGGGTGTTCAGTCGTATCGGATCAAAGGCCGATTTCAAAACA GGTGTCAGTGGAATCGTCTACCTGGGTAAAGGCACCTACATCGACTGCGCCCTCACCAACATGACCCAGGAAATGCTGCGCTCCCCCTCTTACCCCAGGGCCCTCCGATTCGCCGTGGTCATCACTGACGGCCACGTGACTGGAAACCCTTGCGGGGGCATCAAAGTGGCAGCGGAGAGGGCTCGCGATGAGGGCATCCGGATGTTTGTCGTGGCGGCATCGAAGAAGGTTGAAGAGACAGGGCTGAGGGAGATCGCCAACTCTCCGGCGACAGTCTACAGGCGGGACTTCATGGCTGTGGATCTGAGCCAGGGCAGAGCCATCATACACACGGACACCATTGACCGCATCATCAAGACgatg AAACATTTGGCGTATGTAGAG tgttacagtgtgtCCTGTCTGGAGACACCAGGGCCTCCCGGTCCCAAGGgccacagaggacagaaa GGAGCTAAAGGAGACAACGGCGAACCAGGTCtcaaaggaggaagaggacgcCCAGGAGACCCTGGTATTGAGGGTCCAATTGGTCAGCCCGGTATCAAA GGAGAACCAGGTCTTAAAGGCGAGAAG gGAGAAATGGGAGCTCAGGGGAAAAAG GGCGTGGCTGGCATACCAGGACGCAAtgggacagatggacagaag GGTAAAATTGGACGGATCGGCGCTCCCGGCTGTAAAGGAGACCCAGGCGACAGA GGTCCTGATGGTCATCCCGGAGACGTCGGTGAACGTGGTCCCCCTGGAACTGACGGAGAGAAG GGTGATCCCGGTCGGCCCGGAAGACCTGGTCCCTCCGGCCCGGCTGGAGAGTCTGGACCAAAG ggagagaggggaagtcCTGGATCACCTGGCCTCCCTGgacagaaaggaaaacaa gGAACCAGCGGTGCTGGAGGAAGCAAAGGCGAGCCA gggagaagaggagactATGGGCCAAAGGGCAATCAAGGGCCTGATGGAGTTAAGGGAGACAAG GGTGAAATGGGGCCAGAGGGTGTGAGAGGACTTCCAGGTGAAGAAGGAGTCAAAGGAACAAAG GGAGACAACGGCCTGCCAGGCCCCAGGGGACCACCGGGCATATCAGGAGAGGCTGGGAGAAAT GGTACCAGAGGTGACCCTGGTGATGCTGGACCAAGAGGAGACCCTGGACAGGTTGGACCAAAG GGAGACACTGGAAGACCTGGCTTTAGCTATCCTGGGCCAAGAGGAGCATcg ggtgacagaggagagaaaggcaaTCGTGGACCTCGTGGTAGCAGAGGAGACTGCGGTCAAAAGGGTGAGCCGGGAACTAAAGGAACCCCGGGAGAGCCA GGTGAGCCAGGACCGCAGGGTGAACCTGGCCTAAGAGGACCGAGAGGAGAGCTTGGGCGTGAC GGAGATCCTGGACCTGAGGGAGATCCCGGCCTCACT GAATGTGATGTCATGAACTACATCAGGGAAACGTGTGGCTGCTGTG attGTGAGAAACGCTGTGGACCCCTGGacattgtgtttgtgattgacagctcagaGTCAGTGGGTCTGACTAACTTCACCCTGGAGAAGAATTTTGTCATCAACACCATCAACAGACTGGGATCCCTTGCCAAGGACCCCCAGTCAGATACAG GCACAAGAGTGGGAGTTGTTCAGTACAGTCACAGTGGAACCTTCCAGGCCATCCGACTTGACGACCCCAAGATTGATTCACTGTCTGCTTTCAAg GATGCAGTGAAGCGACTGGAGTGGATCGCTGGAGGAACATGGACTCCCTCTGCTCTGAAGTACGCCTACGACAACCTGATCAGGGACAGCCGCAGAGCCAAAGCCAACGTCACTGTAGTTGTCATCACTGACGGACGCTTCGACCCCAGAGATGACGACTCGCTGCTCACCTACCTGTGCAG TGATCCCAGTGTTGATGTGAGCGCCATTGGTATCGGAGACATGTTTGACCAGATTGAGGAGAATGAGAGTCTGAAGAGCATCGCCTGCCAGAAGGATGGCAGGGTGCTGGGCATGAGGCGCTTCGCAGATTTGGTGGCTGAGGAGTTCATCGACAAGATTGAAACCGTCCTCTGTCCAG ATCCTATCATCATATGCCCCGATCTTCCTTGTAAATCAG GAGGGGGCGTCACTGCGGGGCAAGCCCCTCCCCCCTGGGAGCCACTGGCCGAAGAAGGCAGCCCCTCATTGGTCCCCACCTCTTTGGAGGGTGTAGCAAGCCTGCTGAACGGCCTGAGCGAGCAGCAGTACGGGGTTGGCGTTGCAACCATGGCGTACACAGCCCAGAGAGCCAAACTCGCCCAGGGAGAGGACAGGCAGCAGTGGACCCAGCTGTTCATCGACTCCTTCAAATATGTCTATGGGGACATTATGGGAGACCCAGAAAAAGCCTTAGGACTTTGCTAA
- the col6a2 gene encoding collagen alpha-2(VI) chain isoform X2, with the protein MLGLEVIVLCLLFGALTHGQPTECTKKNECPIDVYFTIDTSETIALQEPPPGSLVESIKDFAKQFVDRLEDAEIRGAVQIRWNIGGLHFSQEQRVFSRIGSKADFKTGVSGIVYLGKGTYIDCALTNMTQEMLRSPSYPRALRFAVVITDGHVTGNPCGGIKVAAERARDEGIRMFVVAASKKVEETGLREIANSPATVYRRDFMAVDLSQGRAIIHTDTIDRIIKTMKHLAYVECYSVSCLETPGPPGPKGHRGQKGAKGDNGEPGLKGGRGRPGDPGIEGPIGQPGIKGEPGLKGEKGEMGAQGKKGVAGIPGRNGTDGQKGKIGRIGAPGCKGDPGDRGPDGHPGDVGERGPPGTDGEKGDPGRPGRPGPSGPAGESGPKGERGSPGSPGLPGQKGKQGTSGAGGSKGEPGRRGDYGPKGNQGPDGVKGDKGEMGPEGVRGLPGEEGVKGTKGDNGLPGPRGPPGISGEAGRNGTRGDPGDAGPRGDPGQVGPKGDTGRPGFSYPGPRGASGDRGEKGNRGPRGSRGDCGQKGEPGTKGTPGEPGEPGPQGEPGLRGPRGELGRDGDPGPEGDPGLTECDVMNYIRETCGCCDCEKRCGPLDIVFVIDSSESVGLTNFTLEKNFVINTINRLGSLAKDPQSDTGTRVGVVQYSHSGTFQAIRLDDPKIDSLSAFKDAVKRLEWIAGGTWTPSALKYAYDNLIRDSRRAKANVTVVVITDGRFDPRDDDSLLTYLCSDPSVDVSAIGIGDMFDQIEENESLKSIACQKDGRVLGMRRFADLVAEEFIDKIETVLCPDPIIICPDLPCKSEPAVASCVQRPVDVVFLLDGSERMGLENHRRAKEFIENVARRLTLANDETDERNARLALLQYGSPTEQRVEFQLTHDLTVISDSLAGVTYMDSSSALGSAIIHAVNNVVIPKGKRLARRNAELAFVFITDGITASEQLDEGVTAMRRAEGVPTVIAIGTDTDEEVLRKVSLGDMSAIFRGDDYTMLNKPAFFERFVRWIC; encoded by the exons ATGCTGGGGTTAGAGGTCATCGTGCTCTGTCTTCTCTTTGGAGCCCTGACTCACGGCCAGCCAACAGAGTGCACCA AGAAGAATGAATGTCCCATAGATGTGTACTTCACTATTGACACATCTGAGACCATCGCCCTGCAGGAGCCACCCCCTGGTTCGCTGGTGGAGAGCATCAAG GACTTTGCAAAGCAGTTTGTGGACCGTTTAGAGGATGCTGAAATCAGAGGTGCTGTGCAGATCAGGTGGAACATCGGAGGACTGCACTTCTCCCAGGAGCAGAGGGTGTTCAGTCGTATCGGATCAAAGGCCGATTTCAAAACA GGTGTCAGTGGAATCGTCTACCTGGGTAAAGGCACCTACATCGACTGCGCCCTCACCAACATGACCCAGGAAATGCTGCGCTCCCCCTCTTACCCCAGGGCCCTCCGATTCGCCGTGGTCATCACTGACGGCCACGTGACTGGAAACCCTTGCGGGGGCATCAAAGTGGCAGCGGAGAGGGCTCGCGATGAGGGCATCCGGATGTTTGTCGTGGCGGCATCGAAGAAGGTTGAAGAGACAGGGCTGAGGGAGATCGCCAACTCTCCGGCGACAGTCTACAGGCGGGACTTCATGGCTGTGGATCTGAGCCAGGGCAGAGCCATCATACACACGGACACCATTGACCGCATCATCAAGACgatg AAACATTTGGCGTATGTAGAG tgttacagtgtgtCCTGTCTGGAGACACCAGGGCCTCCCGGTCCCAAGGgccacagaggacagaaa GGAGCTAAAGGAGACAACGGCGAACCAGGTCtcaaaggaggaagaggacgcCCAGGAGACCCTGGTATTGAGGGTCCAATTGGTCAGCCCGGTATCAAA GGAGAACCAGGTCTTAAAGGCGAGAAG gGAGAAATGGGAGCTCAGGGGAAAAAG GGCGTGGCTGGCATACCAGGACGCAAtgggacagatggacagaag GGTAAAATTGGACGGATCGGCGCTCCCGGCTGTAAAGGAGACCCAGGCGACAGA GGTCCTGATGGTCATCCCGGAGACGTCGGTGAACGTGGTCCCCCTGGAACTGACGGAGAGAAG GGTGATCCCGGTCGGCCCGGAAGACCTGGTCCCTCCGGCCCGGCTGGAGAGTCTGGACCAAAG ggagagaggggaagtcCTGGATCACCTGGCCTCCCTGgacagaaaggaaaacaa gGAACCAGCGGTGCTGGAGGAAGCAAAGGCGAGCCA gggagaagaggagactATGGGCCAAAGGGCAATCAAGGGCCTGATGGAGTTAAGGGAGACAAG GGTGAAATGGGGCCAGAGGGTGTGAGAGGACTTCCAGGTGAAGAAGGAGTCAAAGGAACAAAG GGAGACAACGGCCTGCCAGGCCCCAGGGGACCACCGGGCATATCAGGAGAGGCTGGGAGAAAT GGTACCAGAGGTGACCCTGGTGATGCTGGACCAAGAGGAGACCCTGGACAGGTTGGACCAAAG GGAGACACTGGAAGACCTGGCTTTAGCTATCCTGGGCCAAGAGGAGCATcg ggtgacagaggagagaaaggcaaTCGTGGACCTCGTGGTAGCAGAGGAGACTGCGGTCAAAAGGGTGAGCCGGGAACTAAAGGAACCCCGGGAGAGCCA GGTGAGCCAGGACCGCAGGGTGAACCTGGCCTAAGAGGACCGAGAGGAGAGCTTGGGCGTGAC GGAGATCCTGGACCTGAGGGAGATCCCGGCCTCACT GAATGTGATGTCATGAACTACATCAGGGAAACGTGTGGCTGCTGTG attGTGAGAAACGCTGTGGACCCCTGGacattgtgtttgtgattgacagctcagaGTCAGTGGGTCTGACTAACTTCACCCTGGAGAAGAATTTTGTCATCAACACCATCAACAGACTGGGATCCCTTGCCAAGGACCCCCAGTCAGATACAG GCACAAGAGTGGGAGTTGTTCAGTACAGTCACAGTGGAACCTTCCAGGCCATCCGACTTGACGACCCCAAGATTGATTCACTGTCTGCTTTCAAg GATGCAGTGAAGCGACTGGAGTGGATCGCTGGAGGAACATGGACTCCCTCTGCTCTGAAGTACGCCTACGACAACCTGATCAGGGACAGCCGCAGAGCCAAAGCCAACGTCACTGTAGTTGTCATCACTGACGGACGCTTCGACCCCAGAGATGACGACTCGCTGCTCACCTACCTGTGCAG TGATCCCAGTGTTGATGTGAGCGCCATTGGTATCGGAGACATGTTTGACCAGATTGAGGAGAATGAGAGTCTGAAGAGCATCGCCTGCCAGAAGGATGGCAGGGTGCTGGGCATGAGGCGCTTCGCAGATTTGGTGGCTGAGGAGTTCATCGACAAGATTGAAACCGTCCTCTGTCCAG ATCCTATCATCATATGCCCCGATCTTCCTTGTAAATCAG AGCCCGCTGTGGCTAGCTGTGTTCAGCGGCCGGTGGATGTGGTGTTCCTGCTCGATGGTTCTGAGAGGATGGGACTGGAGAACCACCGCAGGGCCAAAGAGTTCATTGAGAACGTGGCTCGCCGCCTCACCCTGGCCAATGACGAGACAGACGAGAGGAATGCCCGTCTGGCTCTGCTGCAGTACGGCAGCCCTACAGAACAGAGGGTGGAGTTCCAGCTCACACACGACCTCACGGTCATCTCTGATTCACTGGCAGGAGTGACCTACATGGACTCTTCCTCCGCTCTGGGCAGCGCTATCATCCATGCTGTCAACAATGTGGTGATTCCAAAg GGGAAACGCTTGGCTCGTCGTAACGCTGAGCTGGCCTTCGTGTTCATCACTGACGGCATCACAGCCAGCGAGCAGCTGGACGAGGGCGTGACTGCCATGAGGCGAGCAGAAGGCGTTCCCACGGTGATCGCCATAGGAACAGACACAGATGAAGAAGTGCTGCGGAAGGTGTCGCTAGGGGACATGTCGGCCATCTTCAGAGGAGATGATTACACCATGCTGAACAAACCCGCATTCTTTGAGCGCTTTGTCCGCTGGATATGCTAG
- the col6a2 gene encoding collagen alpha-2(VI) chain isoform X1 codes for MLGLEVIVLCLLFGALTHGQPTECTKKNECPIDVYFTIDTSETIALQEPPPGSLVESIKDFAKQFVDRLEDAEIRGAVQIRWNIGGLHFSQEQRVFSRIGSKADFKTGVSGIVYLGKGTYIDCALTNMTQEMLRSPSYPRALRFAVVITDGHVTGNPCGGIKVAAERARDEGIRMFVVAASKKVEETGLREIANSPATVYRRDFMAVDLSQGRAIIHTDTIDRIIKTMKHLAYVECYSVSCLETPGPPGPKGHRGQKGAKGDNGEPGLKGGRGRPGDPGIEGPIGQPGIKGEPGLKGEKGEMGAQGKKGVAGIPGRNGTDGQKGKIGRIGAPGCKGDPGDRGPDGHPGDVGERGPPGTDGEKGDPGRPGRPGPSGPAGESGPKGERGSPGSPGLPGQKGKQGTSGAGGSKGEPGRRGDYGPKGNQGPDGVKGDKGEMGPEGVRGLPGEEGVKGTKGDNGLPGPRGPPGISGEAGRNGTRGDPGDAGPRGDPGQVGPKGDTGRPGFSYPGPRGASGDRGEKGNRGPRGSRGDCGQKGEPGTKGTPGEPGEPGPQGEPGLRGPRGELGRDGDPGPEGDPGLTECDVMNYIRETCGCCDCEKRCGPLDIVFVIDSSESVGLTNFTLEKNFVINTINRLGSLAKDPQSDTGTRVGVVQYSHSGTFQAIRLDDPKIDSLSAFKDAVKRLEWIAGGTWTPSALKYAYDNLIRDSRRAKANVTVVVITDGRFDPRDDDSLLTYLCSDPSVDVSAIGIGDMFDQIEENESLKSIACQKDGRVLGMRRFADLVAEEFIDKIETVLCPDPIIICPDLPCKSEPAVASCVQRPVDVVFLLDGSERMGLENHRRAKEFIENVARRLTLANDETDERNARLALLQYGSPTEQRVEFQLTHDLTVISDSLAGVTYMDSSSALGSAIIHAVNNVVIPKQGKRLARRNAELAFVFITDGITASEQLDEGVTAMRRAEGVPTVIAIGTDTDEEVLRKVSLGDMSAIFRGDDYTMLNKPAFFERFVRWIC; via the exons ATGCTGGGGTTAGAGGTCATCGTGCTCTGTCTTCTCTTTGGAGCCCTGACTCACGGCCAGCCAACAGAGTGCACCA AGAAGAATGAATGTCCCATAGATGTGTACTTCACTATTGACACATCTGAGACCATCGCCCTGCAGGAGCCACCCCCTGGTTCGCTGGTGGAGAGCATCAAG GACTTTGCAAAGCAGTTTGTGGACCGTTTAGAGGATGCTGAAATCAGAGGTGCTGTGCAGATCAGGTGGAACATCGGAGGACTGCACTTCTCCCAGGAGCAGAGGGTGTTCAGTCGTATCGGATCAAAGGCCGATTTCAAAACA GGTGTCAGTGGAATCGTCTACCTGGGTAAAGGCACCTACATCGACTGCGCCCTCACCAACATGACCCAGGAAATGCTGCGCTCCCCCTCTTACCCCAGGGCCCTCCGATTCGCCGTGGTCATCACTGACGGCCACGTGACTGGAAACCCTTGCGGGGGCATCAAAGTGGCAGCGGAGAGGGCTCGCGATGAGGGCATCCGGATGTTTGTCGTGGCGGCATCGAAGAAGGTTGAAGAGACAGGGCTGAGGGAGATCGCCAACTCTCCGGCGACAGTCTACAGGCGGGACTTCATGGCTGTGGATCTGAGCCAGGGCAGAGCCATCATACACACGGACACCATTGACCGCATCATCAAGACgatg AAACATTTGGCGTATGTAGAG tgttacagtgtgtCCTGTCTGGAGACACCAGGGCCTCCCGGTCCCAAGGgccacagaggacagaaa GGAGCTAAAGGAGACAACGGCGAACCAGGTCtcaaaggaggaagaggacgcCCAGGAGACCCTGGTATTGAGGGTCCAATTGGTCAGCCCGGTATCAAA GGAGAACCAGGTCTTAAAGGCGAGAAG gGAGAAATGGGAGCTCAGGGGAAAAAG GGCGTGGCTGGCATACCAGGACGCAAtgggacagatggacagaag GGTAAAATTGGACGGATCGGCGCTCCCGGCTGTAAAGGAGACCCAGGCGACAGA GGTCCTGATGGTCATCCCGGAGACGTCGGTGAACGTGGTCCCCCTGGAACTGACGGAGAGAAG GGTGATCCCGGTCGGCCCGGAAGACCTGGTCCCTCCGGCCCGGCTGGAGAGTCTGGACCAAAG ggagagaggggaagtcCTGGATCACCTGGCCTCCCTGgacagaaaggaaaacaa gGAACCAGCGGTGCTGGAGGAAGCAAAGGCGAGCCA gggagaagaggagactATGGGCCAAAGGGCAATCAAGGGCCTGATGGAGTTAAGGGAGACAAG GGTGAAATGGGGCCAGAGGGTGTGAGAGGACTTCCAGGTGAAGAAGGAGTCAAAGGAACAAAG GGAGACAACGGCCTGCCAGGCCCCAGGGGACCACCGGGCATATCAGGAGAGGCTGGGAGAAAT GGTACCAGAGGTGACCCTGGTGATGCTGGACCAAGAGGAGACCCTGGACAGGTTGGACCAAAG GGAGACACTGGAAGACCTGGCTTTAGCTATCCTGGGCCAAGAGGAGCATcg ggtgacagaggagagaaaggcaaTCGTGGACCTCGTGGTAGCAGAGGAGACTGCGGTCAAAAGGGTGAGCCGGGAACTAAAGGAACCCCGGGAGAGCCA GGTGAGCCAGGACCGCAGGGTGAACCTGGCCTAAGAGGACCGAGAGGAGAGCTTGGGCGTGAC GGAGATCCTGGACCTGAGGGAGATCCCGGCCTCACT GAATGTGATGTCATGAACTACATCAGGGAAACGTGTGGCTGCTGTG attGTGAGAAACGCTGTGGACCCCTGGacattgtgtttgtgattgacagctcagaGTCAGTGGGTCTGACTAACTTCACCCTGGAGAAGAATTTTGTCATCAACACCATCAACAGACTGGGATCCCTTGCCAAGGACCCCCAGTCAGATACAG GCACAAGAGTGGGAGTTGTTCAGTACAGTCACAGTGGAACCTTCCAGGCCATCCGACTTGACGACCCCAAGATTGATTCACTGTCTGCTTTCAAg GATGCAGTGAAGCGACTGGAGTGGATCGCTGGAGGAACATGGACTCCCTCTGCTCTGAAGTACGCCTACGACAACCTGATCAGGGACAGCCGCAGAGCCAAAGCCAACGTCACTGTAGTTGTCATCACTGACGGACGCTTCGACCCCAGAGATGACGACTCGCTGCTCACCTACCTGTGCAG TGATCCCAGTGTTGATGTGAGCGCCATTGGTATCGGAGACATGTTTGACCAGATTGAGGAGAATGAGAGTCTGAAGAGCATCGCCTGCCAGAAGGATGGCAGGGTGCTGGGCATGAGGCGCTTCGCAGATTTGGTGGCTGAGGAGTTCATCGACAAGATTGAAACCGTCCTCTGTCCAG ATCCTATCATCATATGCCCCGATCTTCCTTGTAAATCAG AGCCCGCTGTGGCTAGCTGTGTTCAGCGGCCGGTGGATGTGGTGTTCCTGCTCGATGGTTCTGAGAGGATGGGACTGGAGAACCACCGCAGGGCCAAAGAGTTCATTGAGAACGTGGCTCGCCGCCTCACCCTGGCCAATGACGAGACAGACGAGAGGAATGCCCGTCTGGCTCTGCTGCAGTACGGCAGCCCTACAGAACAGAGGGTGGAGTTCCAGCTCACACACGACCTCACGGTCATCTCTGATTCACTGGCAGGAGTGACCTACATGGACTCTTCCTCCGCTCTGGGCAGCGCTATCATCCATGCTGTCAACAATGTGGTGATTCCAAAg CAGGGGAAACGCTTGGCTCGTCGTAACGCTGAGCTGGCCTTCGTGTTCATCACTGACGGCATCACAGCCAGCGAGCAGCTGGACGAGGGCGTGACTGCCATGAGGCGAGCAGAAGGCGTTCCCACGGTGATCGCCATAGGAACAGACACAGATGAAGAAGTGCTGCGGAAGGTGTCGCTAGGGGACATGTCGGCCATCTTCAGAGGAGATGATTACACCATGCTGAACAAACCCGCATTCTTTGAGCGCTTTGTCCGCTGGATATGCTAG
- the zgc:162816 gene encoding D-threo-3-hydroxyaspartate dehydratase has translation MEGEALSTLCSPALVVDVDKVRRNAQRMTEHCQKLGVQLRPHMKTHKTLECADIMTGGSRRCIVVSTLAEASFYADHGFDDILYAYSLPFDKVERCAALSERLDLFQVLLDHPQALEQLRKRPLKDGQLWHVWLKLDCGNGRAGVLHSEPEALRLAQAITETEGVELTGVYAHCGNTYSCRGVEQIQAVAQETTNFTLQFMEKLKAVGITCKSSIGSTPSCSHPVKDMAQLSEVHPGNYAFYDAQQSVIGSCSLEDVAVRVLTRVIGHCPHRNQLLIDCGWAGLSLDGAGKLPTGYAVIEGHPNLKLLSMTQEHGRVEPISGPLDYSKYPLGCLLTLIPYHSCATAAMHRVYHVHSEGRLLGKWTPTCGW, from the exons ATGGAGGGAGAAGCTCTCTCCACACTGTGTAGCCCTGCTCTGGTGGTCGATGTGGATAAAGTGAGGAGAAATGCCCAGAGGATGACTGAACACTGTCAAAAGCTGGGCGTCCAGCTGCGGCCACACATGAAGACCCACAAAACcct tGAGTGCGCTGACATAATGACGGGCGGATCACGGAGATGCATCGTGGTTTCCACGCTGGCAGAGGCCAGTTTCTATGCCGACCACGGATTTGATGACATCCTCTATGCGTACTCTCTTCCTTTTGATAAG gTGGAGCGCTGTGCAGCCCTGTCAGAGAGGCTTGATCTCTTCCAAGTTTTACTGGATCATCCTCAGGCTCTGGAGCAGCTCAGAAAGAGACCACTGAAAGACGGTCAGCTGTGGCACGTCTGGCTGAAACTCGACTGTGGCAACGGGAGAG CTGGTGTCCTGCACTCGGAACCTGAGGCGCTCAGATTGGCTCAGGCCATCACTGAGACGGAGGGCGTGGAGCTGACAGGAGTGTACGCTCATTGTGGGAACACCTACAGCTGCAGAGGAGTGGAGCAAATACAGGCTGTCGCCCAGGAAACCACCAACTTCACTCTGCAGTTCATGGAAAA ACTGAAGGCTGTCGGCATCACATGTAAGTCCAGCATTGGCTCCACCCCTTCCTGCAGTCACCCAGTCAAAGACATGGCGCAGCTCAGCGAGGTGCATCCTGGAAACTACGCCTTCTATG ACGCGCAGCAGTCTGTGATTGGCTCGTGCAGCCTGGAGGATGTCGCTGTGAGGGTTTTGACCAGAGTCATCGGACACTGTCCTCACAGGAATCAGCTCCTGATTGACTGTGGATGGGCTGGGCTCAG TCTAGACGGAGCTGGAAAACTTCCCACTGGATATGCTGTGATTGAGGGACACCCCAACCTTAA GTTGTTGTCTATGACCCAGGAGCACGGTAGAGTGGAGCCCATCTCAGGACCGCTGGACTACAGCAAATACCCCCTGGGCTGTCTGCTCACACTGATCCCCTACCAT TCGTGTGCAACTGCAGCGATGCATCGTGTGTACCATGTGCACTCTGAGGGCCGTCTGCTGGGGAAGTGGACACCAACGTGTGGGTGGTGA